One Filimonas effusa genomic window carries:
- a CDS encoding DUF2147 domain-containing protein, translated as MKSIRILFFLVLALFSKSFAQTGESAIVGIWESDKKDVRMEIYKENGKYLGKYLWGAQIVESDGVTSKKDVKNPDTKLRSRNLIGIVSLTGLNWNGEEYVDGKIYNAPSGDYYNCKAWIKDGKMFLRGYMGVSLLGKTASFHRYK; from the coding sequence ATGAAATCAATCAGAATTCTGTTTTTCCTAGTACTGGCATTATTTTCCAAATCATTTGCCCAAACAGGAGAGAGTGCGATTGTAGGCATCTGGGAGTCGGACAAAAAAGACGTAAGGATGGAGATCTACAAAGAAAATGGTAAATATCTGGGTAAATATTTATGGGGAGCGCAGATTGTAGAGAGCGATGGCGTCACCTCCAAGAAGGATGTTAAAAACCCCGACACCAAGCTGCGTTCCAGGAACCTGATTGGAATCGTAAGCCTTACCGGGCTTAACTGGAATGGAGAAGAATATGTAGATGGTAAAATTTATAATGCTCCAAGTGGCGACTACTACAATTGTAAAGCATGGATCAAGGATGGTAAAATGTTTTTGCGTGGTTATATGGGCGTTTCCCTACTGGGAAAAACGGCAAGTTTTCATCGTTATAAGTAA
- a CDS encoding oxidoreductase, which translates to MKKVILITGASSGMGKETAQKLIQEGHTVYTVARRIDQMEDLKKLGGHPIKMDVTRENEIQDVVDTIIKEQGRIDILWNNAGFGLYGSVEDVPLEEARRQMEVNVFGMAAMTQKVVPHMRKAKSGTIINTSSMGGKMYFPMGAWYHASKHAVEGLSDCLRLELKPFNINVVVLEPGFIATEFGSVLLDGFAKIRKDSAYRNMMEKIIEGTKKSAEGNGSSKPEVISNTIIKIVNSSKPKTRYRVGKFAKPMVWMRTYLGDNMFDRIVMSQM; encoded by the coding sequence ATGAAAAAGGTAATACTAATTACAGGTGCAAGTTCAGGGATGGGTAAAGAAACAGCCCAAAAGCTTATACAAGAAGGACACACCGTATACACTGTAGCCCGCAGGATTGACCAGATGGAAGATCTCAAAAAACTGGGAGGACATCCCATCAAAATGGATGTAACCAGGGAAAATGAGATACAGGATGTTGTAGATACAATTATCAAAGAACAAGGCAGGATAGACATACTATGGAATAACGCAGGATTTGGCCTTTATGGTTCAGTGGAAGATGTTCCGCTGGAAGAAGCCAGGAGACAAATGGAGGTGAATGTTTTTGGTATGGCAGCAATGACGCAAAAGGTTGTTCCTCATATGCGGAAAGCCAAAAGCGGCACAATCATTAACACTTCTTCAATGGGCGGCAAAATGTATTTCCCTATGGGAGCCTGGTATCATGCCAGTAAGCATGCAGTAGAGGGACTAAGCGACTGTTTACGACTTGAACTGAAGCCATTCAACATCAATGTTGTTGTACTTGAACCAGGATTTATTGCTACTGAATTTGGCTCTGTATTGCTGGACGGTTTTGCTAAAATCAGGAAGGATAGCGCTTACAGGAACATGATGGAAAAAATTATCGAGGGTACAAAAAAATCCGCCGAAGGAAACGGCTCTTCAAAGCCAGAAGTCATTTCCAATACTATTATTAAAATAGTAAATAGCAGCAAGCCCAAAACACGTTACCGTGTCGGCAAGTTTGCCAAACCAATGGTTTGGATGCGTACTTACCTTGGAGATAATATGTTTGATAGAATAGTTATGAGCCAAATGTAA
- a CDS encoding winged helix-turn-helix transcriptional regulator — protein sequence MKPECIGDSVKLNGKTYPCTVSLTMDLVGGKWKAVILYHLKDGEKRYNELRKEMPAVTEMTLSIQLKQLEKDGLVSKKVLGQKPPLKTIYSLTDLGYSFVPVLNAITTWGNQVAHAQGSFE from the coding sequence ATGAAACCAGAGTGTATTGGAGATTCTGTAAAACTTAATGGAAAAACTTACCCCTGTACGGTAAGCTTAACCATGGACCTGGTAGGTGGTAAATGGAAGGCAGTAATACTTTACCATCTGAAAGACGGCGAAAAAAGATACAACGAACTTCGCAAAGAAATGCCGGCCGTAACGGAAATGACTTTGAGCATACAACTGAAACAACTGGAGAAAGACGGCCTGGTTTCGAAAAAAGTATTGGGTCAAAAACCTCCGCTAAAAACAATTTATAGTTTAACTGACTTGGGATACAGCTTTGTTCCCGTCTTAAACGCCATCACCACCTGGGGCAACCAGGTTGCCCACGCACAAGGATCGTTCGAATAA
- a CDS encoding NAD(P)H-dependent oxidoreductase has translation MALIILAHPDIDKSFANKTIMEALREKAPGIEIRNIANLYPDYKIVAQAEQEALLRHHTIIFQYPFYWYNMPAILKHWFDVVFEYQFAYGSRGDKLKGKNFVPSFTVGAPEKEYYTLGEHHFHVNEFCKNLEQTAYYAQMNYISPVYFHGTSLAAGYTENDIKCKAKEHAAKLMALIETLK, from the coding sequence ATGGCACTAATTATTCTGGCGCATCCCGATATCGATAAGTCATTTGCGAACAAAACCATTATGGAAGCACTCCGGGAAAAGGCTCCGGGTATTGAAATAAGGAACATTGCTAATTTGTATCCTGATTATAAAATCGTTGCCCAGGCGGAGCAGGAGGCTTTGCTCAGGCATCACACGATAATCTTTCAGTACCCTTTTTACTGGTATAATATGCCTGCCATTTTAAAGCATTGGTTCGATGTGGTGTTTGAATACCAGTTTGCCTATGGCTCAAGAGGTGACAAGCTTAAAGGCAAAAATTTTGTACCGAGTTTTACTGTGGGAGCACCTGAAAAAGAGTATTACACACTAGGCGAACATCATTTCCACGTAAATGAATTTTGTAAAAACCTGGAGCAGACTGCCTATTACGCACAAATGAATTACATCAGCCCCGTTTACTTTCATGGCACTTCTCTGGCTGCCGGTTATACAGAAAACGACATAAAATGCAAGGCAAAAGAGCATGCAGCCAAACTTATGGCGCTGATCGAAACGTTGAAATGA